One segment of Candidatus Margulisiibacteriota bacterium DNA contains the following:
- a CDS encoding glutamate--tRNA ligase, with protein MNMVRVRFAPSPTGALHIGGARTALFNWLFARHLKGKFILRIEDTDRERSTLESNKAIFDGLEWLGLDWDEGPKVGGSFGPYFQTERVEPHRQHVQKLIDEGKAYYCFCTAEELAQKRKESEARKEAPRYDGSCRKRSEAEIKEKLASGCPKIVRFLLPPVGNTVVNDLIRGPVTFQNEVLDDFVILKSDGFPTYNFACVIDDHLMEITHVIRGDDHLSNTPRQILIYQAFGWSLPQFAHIPMILGKDKARLSKRHGATSVIEYDKIGYLPEAMINYIARLGWGHGDDEIFSRQELIEKFSLEGVGKNPAVFDMDKLNWLNGQYIRKILPERLFDLCESLLINAYGNHDLGYLQKVVQLFHDRLVLIPDIVALSAYFFKDDFEYDPKAVAKHFKTDQARPILTALKEKLGALEPFAKADIETVFKGIAAETNVKLGVVIHPCRLALSGRSETPPMYDVVELLGKEKVIARLEKALSQLNA; from the coding sequence ATTAATATGGTTAGAGTACGTTTTGCCCCTTCACCAACCGGCGCGCTCCACATAGGTGGAGCCCGGACCGCCCTGTTCAACTGGCTATTTGCCCGGCATCTGAAAGGTAAATTCATCCTCCGGATCGAGGATACCGACCGGGAACGTTCGACCCTGGAATCGAACAAGGCGATCTTTGACGGCCTGGAATGGCTTGGCCTCGACTGGGACGAAGGGCCCAAGGTCGGCGGTTCGTTCGGCCCCTATTTCCAGACCGAACGGGTCGAGCCCCACCGCCAGCATGTCCAAAAACTGATCGACGAAGGGAAAGCTTACTATTGTTTCTGCACCGCCGAAGAGCTTGCCCAAAAACGGAAAGAATCAGAAGCACGCAAAGAGGCCCCTCGCTACGACGGCTCCTGCCGGAAACGCTCCGAGGCGGAGATCAAAGAGAAACTGGCCAGCGGCTGCCCGAAGATCGTCCGCTTTCTTCTGCCTCCGGTCGGCAATACCGTTGTCAACGACCTGATCCGCGGCCCGGTCACTTTCCAGAATGAGGTCCTCGACGATTTTGTCATCCTAAAATCGGACGGTTTCCCGACATACAACTTCGCCTGCGTGATCGACGATCACCTAATGGAGATTACCCATGTTATCCGCGGTGATGACCATCTCTCCAACACCCCGCGGCAGATCCTTATCTATCAAGCTTTTGGCTGGTCCCTGCCGCAGTTCGCCCATATTCCGATGATCCTGGGGAAAGACAAAGCCCGGCTTTCCAAGCGGCACGGCGCGACCTCGGTTATTGAATATGACAAGATCGGCTATCTGCCGGAAGCAATGATCAACTACATCGCCCGGCTCGGCTGGGGACACGGCGACGATGAGATATTCAGCCGACAGGAACTGATTGAGAAATTCTCGCTCGAAGGAGTAGGAAAAAATCCGGCGGTCTTTGATATGGACAAGCTCAACTGGCTCAACGGCCAGTATATCCGCAAGATTCTGCCAGAGCGGCTGTTTGACCTCTGTGAATCTCTGCTAATCAATGCATACGGCAATCATGACCTCGGTTATCTGCAAAAAGTCGTCCAGCTTTTTCACGACCGGTTGGTTCTTATTCCTGATATTGTGGCGCTTTCGGCTTATTTTTTCAAAGATGACTTTGAGTATGATCCGAAAGCGGTCGCAAAACATTTCAAAACAGATCAGGCCAGGCCGATCCTGACCGCGCTGAAAGAAAAACTTGGCGCGCTTGAGCCGTTCGCCAAAGCCGATATCGAAACTGTTTTTAAAGGAATAGCTGCTGAAACGAACGTCAAGCTCGGCGTCGTCATCCACCCCTGCCGCCTCGCCCTCTCCGGACGTTCGGAAACTCCGCCAATGTATGATGTCGTGGAATTGCTGGGAAAAGAAAAGGTTATAGCCAGGCTTGAGAAAGCGCTCTCCCAGCTTAACGCATAA
- the trpC gene encoding indole-3-glycerol phosphate synthase TrpC, which translates to MNLDDIVFNKRQEVTALKLTFDLDQAQKAIAKLPKPHDLKKALTKKKLALIAEVKKASPSAGLICKEFSPVAIALEYQEAGAAAISVLTDEKYFQGKLDDLRKIRKKVSLPLLRKDFIVDEAQIYESRLAGADAILLIVRILTNEELKKFLALAAKLKMSALVEVHDLAETMRALEAGAEIIGINNRDLDALTINLQNSFYIIKSLPQLKKLVIVSESGIQSGDETARLSAVGVNAVLVGESLLTSKDIKAKARELIG; encoded by the coding sequence ATGAATTTAGACGACATAGTATTTAACAAGCGCCAGGAAGTGACCGCCCTCAAGCTAACTTTTGACCTAGACCAAGCCCAAAAAGCGATCGCCAAGCTCCCCAAACCCCACGATCTTAAAAAAGCCCTGACCAAGAAAAAACTGGCCCTGATCGCCGAAGTAAAAAAAGCCTCCCCTTCGGCCGGCTTGATCTGCAAGGAGTTTAGCCCGGTTGCCATCGCCCTGGAATACCAGGAGGCTGGCGCTGCGGCGATCTCGGTCCTGACCGACGAGAAGTATTTTCAGGGTAAATTGGATGACCTGAGAAAGATAAGGAAAAAAGTATCCTTGCCCCTGTTGCGCAAGGATTTTATTGTTGACGAGGCCCAGATCTACGAATCCCGGCTGGCCGGTGCCGATGCCATTCTCCTGATCGTCAGGATCCTGACCAACGAGGAATTGAAAAAATTCCTGGCGCTGGCCGCGAAGTTGAAAATGTCAGCGCTGGTCGAGGTCCATGATCTGGCCGAAACGATGCGGGCCCTGGAGGCCGGGGCGGAGATCATTGGGATCAACAATCGGGACCTGGACGCTCTGACCATTAACCTGCAGAATTCTTTTTATATCATCAAGTCCCTTCCCCAGCTGAAAAAGCTGGTGATCGTTTCCGAGAGCGGCATCCAGAGCGGAGACGAAACAGCCAGGCTCAGTGCCGTAGGGGTCAATGCGGTCCTGGTCGGTGAAAGCCTACTGACCAGTAAAGATATCAAAGCCAAAGCCAGAGAGCTGATCGGATGA
- the rsmH gene encoding 16S rRNA (cytosine(1402)-N(4))-methyltransferase RsmH: MIEGAYQHTPVMAAEVLDHLNLPSDGIFIDCTLGGGGHVERVKNQNSKVKVYAFDQDDSAISAAKARLAPFSGITIIHDNFANLGRHLTEPVDGILFDLGVSSPQIDRPDRGFSLQHDGPLDMRMDRREPLSAKEIVNNYEPEELTRIFFDYGEERFSRRVANRIADEREKAPIETTFRLKEIVEQAIPSWKKRESVTRIFQALRIAVNSELEKLKTALEAAAARLKPGGRLVVLSYHSLEDRIVKHFIREQHDILKVLTKKPVLASDLEVEANPRARSAKLRAAVKL; this comes from the coding sequence ATGATAGAGGGGGCATATCAACACACGCCGGTAATGGCCGCAGAAGTACTGGACCATCTCAACCTCCCGTCGGACGGGATTTTCATCGACTGCACCCTGGGGGGAGGCGGGCATGTGGAAAGAGTTAAAAACCAAAACTCAAAGGTCAAAGTGTACGCTTTTGACCAGGACGACAGCGCTATCTCCGCCGCCAAAGCGCGGCTCGCCCCCTTTTCCGGGATCACCATTATCCATGACAATTTTGCCAATTTGGGCCGGCACCTCACCGAACCGGTCGACGGGATCCTTTTTGACCTTGGGGTCTCATCCCCCCAGATCGACCGGCCGGACCGCGGCTTTAGCCTCCAGCACGACGGGCCGCTCGATATGCGGATGGACCGGCGAGAGCCTCTCTCGGCCAAAGAGATCGTCAACAATTATGAACCGGAAGAGCTGACCAGAATATTCTTTGACTATGGCGAGGAGCGTTTTTCCCGCCGGGTCGCCAATCGGATCGCCGACGAAAGGGAAAAAGCGCCTATCGAAACGACCTTCCGGCTCAAAGAGATCGTCGAACAGGCGATCCCTTCCTGGAAAAAACGGGAGTCGGTCACCAGGATCTTTCAGGCGCTGCGGATCGCCGTCAACAGCGAGCTGGAGAAGCTCAAAACAGCGCTGGAGGCGGCCGCCGCGCGCCTCAAGCCGGGCGGTCGATTGGTTGTCCTTTCTTATCATTCGCTGGAAGACCGGATCGTCAAACATTTTATCAGGGAACAGCATGATATACTGAAAGTCCTGACCAAAAAACCGGTCCTGGCCAGCGACCTGGAAGTGGAGGCTAACCCGCGCGCCCGCAGCGCCAAGCTTCGGGCGGCGGTCAAACTATGA
- a CDS encoding NHL repeat-containing protein, translated as MNRWWAAICLLTLIATMGLAMGEVPDDEEIIVPKIELSREFGFPGSADRQFYFPQDVKIPLAGNLETGLFSIFVADTGNNRVQRLDDDGSFMYQFGSFGLDNGSFNAPVSLAIDFNYRIYVCERENNRVQLFDIRGNFIREVATGEVGFRSLQYPAGIDVDQWGGLYVADSGNDRVLKYDEQGRNAGQIGGFGVGLGFFSKPMDVAVDKERYLYVADCNNHRIQKFDFDGRPLLAFGQMGRGPGELFNPQGVAVDDKIVYVSDTGNNRIVLFSKTGKFLAAFGEKGFGRGEFNNPAGLAIGRKGLIYVADSGNHRIVELKATY; from the coding sequence ATGAATCGCTGGTGGGCCGCAATTTGCCTGTTAACCTTGATCGCGACCATGGGGCTGGCGATGGGGGAGGTCCCCGACGATGAAGAGATCATCGTTCCAAAGATCGAGCTTTCCAGGGAATTTGGCTTTCCCGGTTCGGCCGACCGGCAATTCTATTTTCCGCAGGACGTTAAGATCCCTCTTGCGGGTAATTTGGAAACCGGCCTGTTCAGTATTTTTGTTGCCGACACCGGCAATAACCGGGTCCAACGGTTGGACGATGACGGCAGTTTCATGTACCAGTTCGGTTCTTTTGGTTTGGATAATGGGAGCTTTAACGCGCCGGTCAGTCTGGCGATCGATTTCAATTACCGGATCTATGTTTGTGAGCGGGAGAATAATCGGGTCCAGCTTTTTGACATTCGGGGGAACTTTATCCGGGAAGTAGCGACTGGAGAAGTCGGCTTCCGCAGCTTGCAGTATCCGGCCGGGATCGACGTTGACCAGTGGGGGGGACTATATGTCGCGGATTCCGGTAATGATCGGGTCTTGAAATACGACGAACAGGGGCGGAATGCCGGCCAGATCGGCGGCTTTGGCGTTGGCCTCGGTTTTTTCAGTAAGCCAATGGACGTAGCGGTCGACAAAGAGAGGTATCTGTACGTGGCCGACTGCAATAACCATCGGATCCAGAAGTTTGACTTTGACGGCCGCCCGCTCCTGGCTTTTGGCCAGATGGGGCGGGGGCCGGGAGAACTGTTTAATCCGCAGGGAGTCGCTGTAGACGACAAAATAGTTTATGTCTCCGACACCGGGAACAACCGGATCGTTCTCTTCAGCAAGACCGGCAAGTTTCTGGCCGCCTTTGGGGAAAAGGGTTTTGGGCGGGGTGAGTTCAATAATCCAGCCGGGCTGGCCATTGGCCGCAAGGGACTGATATATGTAGCCGACAGCGGCAACCACCGGATCGTTGAGCTAAAAGCAACTTATTAG
- a CDS encoding septum formation initiator family protein, whose product MKFRQILAVIMFFLLLSGIHLFFNAINIRLKYQLTDLRIKWQELISRNRELGTRIAIIENLDSIDQIAKSRLGMYYPDEVIYVVPTKEADVIY is encoded by the coding sequence ATGAAATTCCGGCAAATCTTAGCGGTGATCATGTTTTTTCTTCTCCTGTCCGGCATCCACCTGTTTTTTAACGCAATTAACATCAGGCTCAAGTACCAGTTGACTGACTTGAGGATCAAATGGCAGGAGCTGATCAGCCGTAACCGGGAACTGGGGACCAGGATCGCCATCATCGAGAATCTGGACTCGATCGACCAGATCGCTAAAAGCCGGCTGGGGATGTACTATCCGGATGAGGTCATCTACGTTGTTCCAACTAAAGAAGCCGACGTGATATACTAA